DNA from Amycolatopsis sp. DSM 110486:
CATCCACTGCCGCCGAGGTGCTCGACGGCGTCGACCTCACCGGCCTTCGCGCCATCGTCACCGGAGGCGCGTCCGGCATCGGCCTCGTCACCGCCCGGACTCTGGCGGCGGCCGGCGCCGACGTGACCGTGGCCGTCCGCAACCCGAAGGCCGTCGAGGATCTGCCCGCTGTGCAGCTCGACCTGGCGGACCGCGCGAGCATCGCGGCTTTCACCGCCGCGTGGGACGGCCCGCTGCACATCCTGGTCAACAACGCCGGGGTCATGGCGCTGCCCGAGCTCACGCGCACCGCCGACGGGTGGGAGCGGCAGTTCGCCGTGAACCACCTCGGCCCGGCCGCGCTCACCCTCGGCCTGCACGACGCCCTCGCCCAGGCCGGCGGCGCCCGCGTGGTCAACGTCGCGTCCTCGGCCCACCTCATGGCCGCGGTGGACTTCGACGACCCGCACTTCGAGCGCACGCCCTACGAAGCGTGGACCGCCTACGCCCGCTCGAAGACCGCGATGATCCTCTTCACCGTCGCCCTCGCCGAACGCTGGGCGGCCGACGGCATCACCGCCAACGCGCTGCACCCGGGCGGCATCATGACCAACCTGCAGCGCCACCTCGACGAAACGCAGCTCGGCTTCGTCGGCGCCCTCGACGACCACGGCAACGTCCTCGCCGTCCCGCCGGGCTGGAAGACTCCGGACCAGGGCGCGTCGACGTCGGTGCTGCTCGCGGGTTCGCCCCTGGTCGAGGGGATCACGGGCCGCTACTTCGAGGACACCGCCCTCGCGCCGGTCCAGCCGAACCCCACCCCGGACGGCAAGGGTGTCGCGCCGTACGCGATCGACCCGGCGCTGGCGGCGCGGCTGTGGGACGAGACGCAGAAGATGCTCGGCTGAGGCCGCTGACCACAGTGGACGGTCCGGGACCGGCTAGCGTGCGGCTCCCGGAACTCCGAGCTCCTTCAGGAACAGGTCGTGGAAGCTGAGCCCGAGCACCTGGCGCACGTCGGGCTCGGCCCAGCCGCGGTGGCGGAGCTCGGCGGTGATGCGGGGGAGCCCGGCCGGGCCTTCGAGGCCGGGCACGAACTCGCGCGCCGTGCGGTCGTCCCACGAGCGTTCGTCGGCACGGCGGAGGCTGTCGGAGACCTCCTTGATGAAGTCGGGGCCGAGGCCGACGTGGGCGACGCCGACGACGTCCGCCGCGTGTTCGATGTGGTCGGCGACGCGGGCGACGGTGTGCTCGTGCTCGTCGACGAACTGGGCCAGGACGTTGATCCCCACGACCCCGCCGGCGTCGGCGATCGCGCGCAGGCGGGCGTCGGTGAGGTTGCGGTGGTGGGCGCGCACGGCGAAGGCCGAGGAGTGGGACGCGACCAGCGGCCGGGTGGCGAGCTCCAGCAGGTGGTCGGTGGACGTGGCGCCGAGGTGGGAGACGTCGAGCATGATGCCCAGCTCCTCGCACACCGCCACGGCGTCCACGCCCGCACTCGTGAGGCGGCCGCCCGTGTCGTCCTCGGCCGAGCCGTCGGCGAGCATTGTGCGCCCGAAGTGCGTGAACGACGCCATCCGCACGCCGAGCCGGTGCAGCGTCTCGAACAGGCCGACGTCGAGGCCCACGGCTTCGCAGCCCTCCAGCGCCAGCAAGAGGGCGATCCGGCCGTCGGCGAGGGTTTCGCGGATGTCGTCGCCGGTGAGGCACAGCCGCACGGCATCGCGGTTGCCGGCCTCGACGCGCCAGGCGGTTTCGATCATCCGCAGCGTCTGGCGCAGCGCGCCTTCGGGGCGGAACTCGGGTTCGAGGAACACCGGCAGCACCTGGAGGTCGACGCCGCCGGCGCGCAGCTGCGGCAGCCATACGCTGCGGAAGTACGCGGCCTGCCGGGCGGCGGGGTAGCGCGAGCAGAGCATGAGCAGGTCGTTGTGCGCGTCCGCGACCACGGCGTCGTGGTGCATGGCGTTGTGGTGCATGGCGTCGTGGTGCAGGGCGACTGCTTCGGTCATGACAAGGCACTCCTCGACGGTCCACAGTGGAATCGCCGACGAGTGTAGGCGTGTGGTGGCTGTGCCGTCACGTGGTGATGTTCTGAGAGCACGCCGTCAGGACGCTCGGCTCATGATGGCACTGAGCCGGCGCGCGGCGACCTTGGTCGTCGCGCTGAGCTCGGTCAGGCGGTCCAGTGCCCGGCTCGTCGGCGCGGACACGTTGAGCGACGCGATGATCCGCCCGGTCGCGTCCCGCACGGGCGCGCCGACCGACAGCAGCCCGCCCTCCAGCTCGTCGATCGCCACGGTGCAGCTCTCCTGCCGCTCGTGGTGCAGCCGTTCGAGCACCTCGGCCACGCTGCGCAGCGCGCGCGGGCCGAACTCGCCCGGCGGCGTGCGCGACAGCAGCGCGCGGATGTCGTCGTCCTCGTGGTCGAGGATCAGCGCGCGGCCCGACGCGGTCACGTGCAGGGGCGAGGTCCGCCCGACCCAGCCGCCGGCCTGCACGGTGTGGGGCGAGCGCTCACGCAGGATCGTGAACGACTGGTCGCCCTGCAGGATCGACAGCAGCGCACTTTCGCCCGTCTCGGCGACCACGGCGCGCAGCACCGCCGTGCCGCTGCCGAGCAGCCGCTGGTCGCCGGCGTGCGCCGCGAGCACGTGCAGCTGCCAGCCGAGCCGGTACCCACGCGTCTCGGGGTTCTGCTCGACCAGCCCGTGGGCGGACAACGCCTTGAGCATCCGCGAGATCTGGCTGCGCTCACGGCCCACGTGGCGGGCGATCTCGGCCCCGGACAGCTCGGGGTGGCGCGTCGCGGTGCCAGTGTCCGAGACTTCGGCCCGGTTGGGGGCACTGCCGTTCGACGCCGGTGCTCCGACGGTCACCCTCCGCACGGCCGGCGGCGGTGGGCACGGGTCCCCTGCGGACCGTCCGGTCGAGGCGGTGCTGCGCGACGTGCGTGACGAGCTGCTTTCCGTGGAGGAGGCGCTCGACGTGTACGGCGTGACCGTGGACCTGGAGGCGCTGACCGCGACGCGGAACGCTTGATCCTCGGTGTGAGCACCATGGTCCCGAGCGCGTGGTGAGCTCCGTAGCGGAGATTCGCTCCCGGTACCCCGGGGGTGAATCTCCGCCGCAGAGGAGATGATCTCGAAACAGTCCGATGAGGACAGTCGGTTCCCCGGTTCTCCGGGCAGGTCGAAGGGCGTCGCCGACCTCGTGGACCGGCGACGCCCGGTCGGCGCGACCTGGCTGGGACCGCGTGCCGCGCCTGAAATTCGGGTACCCCGTCTCGCGGGGGTGAAACCTTGCCGGGACGTGCGAAGCGCTGCCGTCTTCGCTGGTCGTGCTTACACTCGGATGGGTGACGGAGCACTCCGGCGAGACCCGCGATGAGAAGCTCGGGCGGAACGTGAGTGAGCTCCTGCAAGAGCTGCGGGTGGCCCAGGCCGGGGTGCAGATCCTGTTCGGGTTCCTGCTTTCGGTGGTCTTCACCTCCCTGTTCCGCGAGGCCAGCGGGTTCGAGAAGGGCCTGCACATGGCGGCCGTCGTGCTCGCGGTGGCAGCGACGGCAATGCTCACCGCACCCGCGGCCTGGCACCGGTTGCTGTTCCGGACGGGCAGCCGCGAGCACATCCTCACCGTGGGCAACCGCGTGGTGGTCGCCGGGCTGGTCTGCCTGGCTCTGGCCATCACGGTGACGGTCGCGCTCATCGCGAAGGTCGTCTACGGCGCGGCGGCGATGTTCGGCGTGGCCGGCTTCGCGCTGTTGCTCTTCGTCGTGTTCTGGGGTGTCGCGCCGCGCTTGCTCAGACGCCGGTGAGCCACACCTGGACCCGATCGGCGGGAAGATTTTCAACGCCGTGCCCGCTTCCGGGCACAACGGCTACGCTGGGGCGCCTGCGTTGCCACGGGAGGCCGGGATGACCACGTCGGAGAGCGGGCTCGAGAACGTCGACATGAAGGTCGAGGTGCTCGTGATCCCCGTCGCGGATGTCGAGCGGGCCAAGGCGTTCTACACGGGAATCGGCTGGCGCCTGGACGAGACGCCGCCGTGGATCGTGCAGCTGACCCCGCACGGGTCGCCGTGCTCGGTGCAGTTCGGGGCGAACCTCACGGACGCGAAACCCGGGTCGGCGAAGGGGTACGTGGTCGTCTCCGACATCGAGGCGACGCGCGCCGCGCTGGTCGCTGCCGGCGTCGCCATGAGCGAGATCGTCCACTTCGGCCCGGACGGGCCGGAGCCCGGGGTGGACCCGGATCGCACCAGCTACCGGTCGCAGGCCACGTTCGCCGATCCCGACGGGAACCAGTGGCAGCTGCAGGAGATCACCACGCGGCTGCCCGGGCGGGTCGACGCGGCGGAGACGTCGTTCGCGTCGGTGAGCGACCTGGCCGACGCGATGCGCCGCGCGGAGGTGGCGCACGGCGAGCACGAGAAGCGCACCGGCCAGGCCGACGCGAACTGGCCGGAGTGGTACAGCCGGTACATGGTGGCGGAGCGGGCGGGCACGGAACTGCCGCTCTGAGGGATTTCACGAGGCGGCATTTCACGAGGGGGCTTTCACGAGCACGGAGGACGGATGGCGGACGTCGAGCGGGGGCGGGGTCTGGCGGGCCAGACCGTCGTCGTCATCGGAGGCAGCGCGGGGATCGGCCTGGAGACCGCGCGGCTCGCGCGGGCCGAGGGTGCGCAGGTCGTGCTGACCGGGCGCGATCCGGAGAAGCTCGACAAGGCCGCGGCCGATGTCGGCGCGCAGGACACCTCGGCCTTCGACGCGACCGACCCCGCGGCGATGGCGGCGTTCTTCCAGGGCCTGGCCGCCGTCGACCACGTCATGATCACCGCGGGGGCGCCGCGCTACGGGCCGCTGCTGGCGATGTCGGCGGCCGAGATCCGCGACGCGTTGAGCGACCACCTCGTGGTCGGCCTCGAAGTCGCCCGCAGCGCCGCCGCGAAAATGCCCCCGGGTGGCTCGCTCGTCCTGATGGGCGGCACCGGCGGCCGGCGGGTGAACCGCGCGCTCGGCATCGTGTCCTCGGCCACCGCCGCGCTGCCCCCGTTCGCCGCGACGCTGGCCCTCGAGATCGCACCGGTGCGGGTGAACCTGATCGCCGCGGGGTTCGTCGACACGCCGTTGTCGGCGTCACTGCTGGGCGAGGGCCTGGACGAGCGCCGCGCCGAACTGCGCGCCACGCTGCCCATCGGCCGCGTCGTCACCCCGGTGGACGTCGGCGCGCTCGCCGTGCACCTCATGACCAACACGGCGCTGACAGGCGCAACGTACGACATCGACGGTGGGCAGCAGTTCGTCTTCTGACGCTCGGCCTCCGGCGGTGACCCGGCCGGCGAGCACGGTCAGACGGAGCGAGTCTCGGGCGGGCAAGTCCCGTTTCCGAAGTGCGGATTTGCCCGTCAGTCCATTGAGGACCGTCGAGTCGATGTGGCGAGGGTCGAGCCCGGCGAGCGGACGGTCGACGAGCCGCTGGTCGGGTGTGGCGATCAGGCGCCTCGGGGCCCGAACGCGCCGGCGAGATCGTCGGCCGTGAAGGCCCGGCCGCGGTGCGACGGTAGTGCACGCCGTGGCGGGCGAGGCGCTGCCGGAGCGGCCCGGCGTCGAGGTAGCCCTCGGCGAGCCCCAGGACTTCGTCACCGCCAGGCGCTGCGGAGCCCAGCGCCACGTGCCGGGGATCAGCGCCGGCCAGCCGGGCCGGGCAGCCGTTCGCGCAACGAGGTCGACTCGACGTTGGCGAGCCGGCGCGGCCGCTTCGTGGGCGGCCGCCACCGTCGGCCGCGGCGGTCCTGGCAGGCGGTGCCGAGCCGGACGGCCCGCACCGCGCGGCCGCGGTCACCCGGCCGTTCCGCCCGTGTCGCGCACGGTCGATGGCGGTCCGCCGAGGGTGCACCGCAAGGGCGGTCAGGCCACGCCGAAGAATGATGCTTGGGGACGGGGAGTGGACGAATCGGCAGGTCAGTCGGTTTCCGGCTGCTGCCATTCGCGTCCGGCGCGCTGCGCGGCGATCCGGATCTCGTTGCCGGTTTCCCGGCGGTTCTGCCCGGGCAGTTCGGCGGCCCGCGGCGTGGGTTCGGCGTCCGCGTCCGGCTGTTGTCGGGTCTCCTGTTCGGCCATGGTCATGGTTGCCTCCGTTCTCTTTGCCCCACAACGATTCCGGATACCCGCCCCCGCGGCAAGCAAACGCGACTCCGCTTCACCCGGAAGGTGAGGGGTTGCGCATTCGGCCGGCGACCCGTCGACCCCGGCCCGGCAGGCCGGCGGCGCCGCCCGAGTACCCGCCGTTCCACAATGATCCGGAGGTGCCCACGGCGCCCCTGCACCTCGAAAGGCCAGCAGGTTCAGGCGATCCTGGGCCCAAGAAAGTCCGATGTGGACATTCGAGTGTGGATCGTGCGACGCGTCGGTGAACCGCGTTCACGCCGAGCGCCCCGCCGACCTCGAACCGGTGACCGGCGCAGCGCGAGGGCGCCGGCGTCGGACAGCGCTGGGGGTCGGATCGGTCAGTCGCCGCCGCGGAAGTTCTCCGTCCCGCGGCGGGACCGGCCGTGCTCGTCCTCCAGCGGCGTTTCCCGTTCGGCCCACCGCGAAGGCGGCGGACGGTTGCCGCTCGAGTCCTCGTCGGCGGCCACGCGGTGGAGTTCGAGGGTGGGTCGTTCGTCGTCCACGGTCGCTCCCTTGGTCAGTCGTCGCCGGGCCACTCGCCGCTGGCCTTCTCGTAGCCGACGGCGCCGGCGCGCTCGGCGGCGGCCTTCACCGCGCCGAAGATCGCGCCCTGCACGGCCGCGGCGATGAGGATCTCCTGCCAGCCGCGGTGCTTGTCCGTCGCGCTCGGGGCGTCGTCCTCGCCGGCGATCCGCTGCCACAGCAGCTTGAAAACCTGCCCGGCGACCAGACCGCCGAGGGCGCTGACGGCGAAGTTCAAAGGTTTGTACAGCGTCTTTTTCATGCCGGCCGGGTACCCCGGCGCGAGCGAGGCTCAACCTCGGCCGTGACCGGCGTAGGCTCCGGTGACCGCGGTTCACCAAGAAGCCGTCTGCCGTCGTCCCGGCCGTGCCGAGGACTGCGGAGACCGGCCGGGCCCGCGTACCTGGCGTCTCCGCCGATGCGTGGAGGGAGGCCTGCCGTGGCGGAACCCCTCCCGGACGTGGCCGCGAACCGAGCAGCTGGCCGTGGAGCTCGAGCTCGGGCCCCCCGTGCTGCTCATCGACCTGCGTGAGGTCACTTTCTGCTCGTCCGACGGCATCAGCGCCCTCGTCCGGGCCCACGAGGCCGCCCGCGTCGCCGCGGTGCCCTACGCGATCGTCACCGGCCGGGTCGCGGTGCTGCGTCCCCTGCGGATGCTCGCGCTCGACCGCGTGCTGCAGGTTCACCGCGACCTGTCCGACGCGAAGGCGTGGCTGGGGATCGTGTCGCGGCTGCGCTCCTGACACCGGCCGCGTCCGCGTGCGTGAGGGCGCGGCCGGCCCACAGGGGGCGTCGCCGGCGCACCTGCGGTGTCAGGGCTGCGAGAGTCCCAGGTGGTCTCGCAGCGTCGTACCCGAGTACTCCGTCCGGAACACCCCGCGGTCCTGCAGCAGCGGCACCACGGTGTCCGCGAACTCGTCGAGCCCGCCCGGCGTCACGTGGGGCACGAGGATGAACCCGTCGGCGGCATCGTTCTGCACGAGGTCGTTGATGGCGGTCGCGACGGTCGTCGGGGAGCCGATGAACGTCTGGCGCCCCGTGACCTCGATGATGACCTCCCGCGCGGTCAGGTTCTTGGCCTCCGCGAGCTGGCGCCACTCCTTCGCCGTGGCCAGCGGGTCCCGGTACATCCGCACGCTGGCGCGGCCCTTCGAGATCAGGTCCTCGCCGACGACCGGGTCGAAGTCGGGCAGCGGGCCGTTCGGGTCGTGCTCGGACAGGTCGGTGTTCCAGAGCTGTTCGAGGAACTTGATCGCCGTCTGCTCGCTGACCTGCTGCAGCCGCACCACGTGGGCTTTCTCGTGGGCGTCGGCGTCGGTGTCGCCAAGCACGAAGGTCGCCGCGGGCATGATCACGAGCTGGTCGGGCGTGCGGCCGTACTTCGCGAGGCGGCCCTTCACGTCGCGGTAGAACGGCCGGCCGGTCTCGAGCGTGCCGTAGCGGCTGAAGATGGCGTCGGCCGTGGCGGCGGCGAACTCGCGACCCTCGTCGGAGTCGCCGGCCTGGATGGTGACCGGCCGGCCCTGTGGGCCACGCGGCACGGGGAAGCGGCCGTCGATGGTGAAGTGCTGATCGTGGTGGGAGAACGCGCCGGCGTGGGGGTCGGACAGGAAGCGGCCGGTCGCCTTGTCCGCGAGGACCTCGTCGCCGCGCCAGGAGTCGAACAGCTCCCAGGCCGTGCGCAGGAACGTCTCGGCGCGCGAGTACCGCTGGTCCTGCGGCAGGAAGCCGCCGCGGCGGAAGTTCTCGCCGGTGAAGGCGTCCCACGACGTCACGACGTTCCACGCCGCGCGCCCGGCCGAGAGGTGATCCAGCGACGCGAACTGGCGCGCCACGTCGAACGGCTCGTTGAACGTCGAGTTGATCGTGCCCGCGAGCCCCAGCCGCTCGGTGACTGCGGCCAGCGCCGAGAGGACCGTGAACGTGTCGGGGCGCCCGACGACGTCGAGGTCGTAGATGAGGCCGTTCTGCTCGCGAAGCCGCAGGCCTTCGGCGAGGAAGAAGAAGTCGAACTTGGCGCGCTCGGCCGTCTGCGCGAGCTTCACGAACGAGCTGAACTCGATGTGGCTGCCCGCCTCCGGGTCGCTCCACACAGTGGTGTTGTTGACGCCCGGGAAGTGCGCCGCGAGGTGGATCTGCTTCGGCTCGGTCATCGGGTCCCTCCTCAGGCGGCGTAGCGGTTCGCGGGGCGGGGCAGGCCGAGCAGGCCCCGCAGCGTGGCGGCTTCGTAGTCGTGGCGGAACGCGCCGCGCCCGCGCAGCTCGGGCACGAGTCCGCGCGTGACGGCGGTGAGGTCGTCGGGCAGCGCGCCCGGTCGCAGCCGGAACCCGGTCAGGCCGGCGGCGTGCCAGTCGAGCAGCAGGTCGGCGAGCTCGGCGGGCGTGCCGGTGAAGACGTGCGCGTCGGAGGTGTACTCGGTGCCGGCGAGGTCGTCGAGGCGCGCCTTGCGGTCGGCGGCGGCGCCCGGCTTGTCGTCGAGGAACACCACGAGGTCGGCGAACACTCGCAGGCGCTCGTCCACGGCGGCGCGGATTTTCGTGACGTCCGCCCGGTCTTGCGGTGTCACGTACACGAGGTCGGCGGCTTTGTCGGCCAGCCGGTAAGCACGGTCGTTGTGCGCCAAGGCGGCGACGGGCGGCTGGCCCTGCGGCGGCCGCGGCGTGATCGACGGGCCCTTCACCGAGAACCAGCGGCCCTCGAAGTCGATGTAGTGCAGTTTCTCGCGGTCGACGAACCTGCCGGTGGCGACGTCGCGGATCTCCGCGTCGTCCTCCCAGCTGTCCCAGAGCCGGCGCAGCACCTCGACGTAGTCCGCGGCCTCGTCGAACAGGTCCGCGGCGTCGGCCGGTTCGCGACGGCCGAAGTTGCGGTACTCCTCCTCGTGGCGCGACACCTGCACGCGCACGCCCGCCCGGCCGCCGCTGACGTAGTCGAGCGTCGCGATGGCCTTCGACAGGTGGAACGGCTCCGTGTGGGTGACCACAGCCGTCGGCACCAGGCCGATGCGCGAGGTCACCGGTGCGACGCGCGAGGCGATGAGCACCGCGTCGAGCCGGCCCTGGACGACGTCGGTGCGGTCCTCGAACGGGCCGCGGGCGTCGGCGCGCAGGGACAGGAAGTCCTCGAAGGTGACGAAATCCAGCTTCGCCGCTTCGGCCTCCTGCACCAGGCCGGTCCAGTACCCGGCCGTGAGCAGCTCGGCCGGCCGTGCCGCCGGCTCCCGCCACGCCGCCGGGTGCCAGCCGGCTCCCTCCAGTGCGACGGCGAGCAAGGGTCCACCTGCCATGTGCGCGTCCTTTCCGCTCGGCCTGCCTTCGCAGTGTGCGCCGGGACACGCGGGTGCGGCAGCCGGAACCAGCCATTGGGAAAGCCGGGGTTTTCCCGCCCGATCGGGAATAACGCGGGGGAGTAGCGTCCACGCGGGAACCCGGCGTGGACGAGGGAGTGGTGATGGCGGGAGAAGGCCTGGTGACGGTCGCGAGCAGCCGGCCGGTGGGGGAGACCGTGGACCGGCTCGTGGAGCTGGCCGAGAACGCGGGGCTGATCGTGTTCGCGCGCATCGACCACGCGGCCAACGCGGTCGCCGCGGGCCTCGAGCTTCGGCCCATGCAGCTGCTGGTGTTCGGCCACGGCCGCGGCGGCACCCCGCTGCTCGCCGACGGCCCCACGAGCGGCCTCGATCTGCCGCTGAAGGCGCTCGCCTGGGAAGACGACCAGGGCGCCGTCCACGTCACCTACAACGACGCCACGTGGCTCGCCGAGCGCCACAACCTGGGCGACGGCAGCGCGGCCGCGGTGGGGGCGCTGGGCAAGGGGCTCGCGACGCTGGTGGGGAAGGCGACGGAGTAGCGCTCCTCAGCTCATCAACGACGAATGCCGCGCAGCGGTCGTCACCGGGCCGACCAGGGTGGGCTGCAGGCGGCGGGCCGCGTCGAGGTGGTCGGCGGTCCAGATCATCTTCACGGCGGTCGCGGTGCCCTGGTGGTCGTCGCCGGAGAGGTCGCGGTGGACGGCCGTCAGGAGGCGCGCGTCGGCGGCCGGGTCGCGGGACTTCAGCGGCGGGACGATGCCGGAGCCGGTGAGGGCGTCGGCGGTGGCTTCGTACCAGCGGGCCAGTTCGTCGCTCGCCGCGAGGACCTCCAGCCGCGCGGCGGTGCGGTCGCCGACGGCGCCGCCGGTCTCGCGGCGCCACAGGTCCAGCACGGCCTCCGCCGTCAAGCGGAGGACCGCGACGGCCGTGATCATCGCCGCGACGTCGGCCAGGGGCACGTGCTTCGGGCCGCGCTCGGTGAGGAACACGCGGAAGGCGTCGTCCAGGCGGCGGGCCGCGGCGGCGGCGCGGCGGTTCTCGTCGCCGGGCTCGGCGGTCGCGGGGACCAGCGCGTCGCAGCGGCTCACGCCGTACTCGACGGCGCCGCGCAGGTAGCGGGCGCTGTCGGCGAGCCCGTCCGCCACGGCGCGCCGCAGCTCGGCCGCGGCGCCGCGCGGCCAGAACACGAACCCCACCACGAGGCTCACGGCGCACCCGATCGCCACGTCCTCCACCCGCACCAGCCCGATCCGCAGCCCGGCCGGCTGGATGAGCGAGAACAGCAGCAACAGCACGACCGTGAACCCGGCCTGCCCGGCGGCGAACGAGATCACGGCGGGCGCGAGCCCGGTGAACACCACCGCGATCGGCAGCAGCGCCCAGAACACCGCCGTGTCGTGGCCGAGCAGCAGGATCAGCACGCTGCCGACCACGATTCCCGCGACCGTGCCGAGCAGCGCCCGCACCGCGCTCTGCCCGGTGCTCAGCGCGTTGGACCGCAGCACGGCCATCGTGCCGAACGCGACCCAGAACGAGTGCTCCACCCCGGTCAGCTCCGCGATCAGCACGGCCGCCCCGAGCGCGATGCCGCCGCGCAGGCTGTTGTGCAGCGTCACCGAGTTCCAGGCGACGTGCGCGCCGGTCCGCTCCTGCACCGACGACAACGCCGAACCGGCGCCGTCCGGGCGCCGCCCGATCAGGTGCTCCCACCAGGTCCGCCGCCGCGCCGCCACGGTCAGCTCGATGTTCTGCGCGATCTCCGAGATCGCGAAGCTCATCTCCTGGGCGCGGAAACTCG
Protein-coding regions in this window:
- a CDS encoding FUSC family protein encodes the protein MTVLGWLRSRDNNLSALRRTGRAAIILPSLFAVGNLVLGSALTGLFASVGSVALLLFVDFGGPIRDRVFAQGALVLAGGFLISLGTLVSRVVWLAAVTTVVVAFVVLFAAVVSSVIASATTSLLVSFILPATLPGSLATLPDRLLGWGMAGVVSMAAIAVLWPSPVRNPLRIATARACALLAQRLRTEVECVRCGFLPNLVAQVDDIVAESSAAVAALRDSFFGTPYRPTGLTTSTRTLVRLIDEVVWLEEILARMPVAEGHGATTAAVSEVKLAAAVLLDHGAGLLKAVASAPDDLVAELARLRDARGEMEATATSALPDPDTAEFVTSLEPSFRAQEMSFAISEIAQNIELTVAARRRTWWEHLIGRRPDGAGSALSSVQERTGAHVAWNSVTLHNSLRGGIALGAAVLIAELTGVEHSFWVAFGTMAVLRSNALSTGQSAVRALLGTVAGIVVGSVLILLLGHDTAVFWALLPIAVVFTGLAPAVISFAAGQAGFTVVLLLLFSLIQPAGLRIGLVRVEDVAIGCAVSLVVGFVFWPRGAAAELRRAVADGLADSARYLRGAVEYGVSRCDALVPATAEPGDENRRAAAAARRLDDAFRVFLTERGPKHVPLADVAAMITAVAVLRLTAEAVLDLWRRETGGAVGDRTAARLEVLAASDELARWYEATADALTGSGIVPPLKSRDPAADARLLTAVHRDLSGDDHQGTATAVKMIWTADHLDAARRLQPTLVGPVTTAARHSSLMS